In one Ciona intestinalis unplaced genomic scaffold, KH HT000078.1, whole genome shotgun sequence genomic region, the following are encoded:
- the blcap gene encoding blcap protein, translating into MYCLQWLLPVLLLPCPANPALYWNHFMFLGLYLTSFYVKHRPCIICSLVFFITMFMISYSNCHLFIFRMFNEDCANCEFSEVDVTLDIIHAV; encoded by the coding sequence atgtaCTGCCTCCAGTGGTTGCTACCAGTTCTGCTCCTGCCGTGCCCAGCCAACCCTGCTTTATATTGGAATCACTTTATGTTTCTTGGACTCTATTTAACATCGTTTTACGTGAAGCACAGACCTTGCATCATCTGCTCACTCGTCTTCTTCATCACAATGTTCATGATATCTTACAGTAACTGCCACTTGTTTATATTCCGTATGTTCAACGAAGATTGTGCAAATTGTGAATTCTCAGAAGTAGACGTGACACTGGATATAATACACGCTGTTTAA